One Sporomusaceae bacterium ACPt DNA window includes the following coding sequences:
- the plsY gene encoding Glycerol-3-phosphate acyltransferase: MEYLLVIIASYLIGSIPNGLIIGKNLYNVDLRQFGSKNIGATNAYRVLGPWPAFWVFLTDAAKGVAGVLLGHYLGGTALAALAGGIGAIAGHNWSVFLRFRGGRGVATGLGVIAMIAPKVTLIVFTVWAIIVYLTRYVSLASIVAAAFVPVSMWLLGAQQEFFYFGMLAALFVIVRHRPNIERLLKGSEPKIKAGEKSHTGSGKEK; this comes from the coding sequence ATGGAATATTTGCTGGTTATAATTGCCAGCTATCTTATCGGTTCGATTCCCAACGGACTGATTATTGGTAAAAACTTATACAATGTTGATTTACGGCAGTTTGGCAGCAAAAATATCGGTGCTACCAATGCTTACCGGGTGCTTGGGCCATGGCCGGCATTCTGGGTATTTTTAACTGACGCCGCTAAAGGTGTTGCAGGTGTACTTTTAGGCCACTATCTAGGGGGGACAGCACTGGCTGCACTGGCTGGAGGTATAGGAGCCATTGCCGGACACAACTGGTCGGTTTTCTTGAGATTCCGTGGAGGTCGCGGCGTGGCAACTGGCTTAGGGGTAATTGCCATGATTGCTCCGAAAGTAACGCTCATTGTCTTTACCGTATGGGCAATAATTGTCTACCTAACCCGGTATGTATCACTGGCTTCAATAGTAGCGGCTGCGTTCGTGCCGGTTAGTATGTGGCTGCTGGGCGCCCAACAGGAGTTTTTTTATTTCGGTATGTTAGCCGCCTTGTTTGTAATTGTTAGGCACCGCCCAAACATTGAGCGTCTTTTAAAAGGAAGCGAACCCAAAATTAAAGCCGGAGAAAAGAGCCACACCGGTTCCGGAAAGGAGAAGTGA
- the der_1 gene encoding GTPase Der: MSKPIVAIVGRPNVGKSTLFNYIGKSRTSIVEDMPGVTRDRIYMDAEWLGRKFTMIDTGGIEFDTNDKILTAMRNQAKLAIAEADVIMFVVDGKAGLTSADQEVAVILRNTRKPVLLVVNKVDNMKNEAETYEFYNLGLGDPIAISATNALNIGDMLDRLIENLPEEHVDTEDNDQIKVAVIGRPNVGKSSLVNAIIGEDRVIVSDIPGTTRDAIDTHFTKDGTPFVLIDTAGMRRKAKIDMPVERYSVIRSLRAVDRCDVVLMVIDAQEGVTEQDKKIAGYAHEAGKASIIVVNKWDLIEKDSKTSLRFTEAIRNELGFMQYSPVLFTSALTKQRVHRVTELIKYVADQHAMRVATSVLNQVIEDAVAINPPPSDRGRRLKIYFATQPDVKPPTFIFFVNNPEIMHFSYLRFLENKLREAFGFEGTPLKLVVRGRKEKDE, from the coding sequence ATGAGTAAACCAATAGTCGCAATTGTTGGCAGACCAAATGTTGGTAAATCGACTTTATTCAATTACATTGGTAAGAGCCGTACTTCTATTGTTGAAGACATGCCGGGTGTTACACGGGACCGTATTTACATGGACGCCGAATGGCTGGGTCGTAAATTTACCATGATTGACACCGGCGGCATTGAGTTTGATACAAACGATAAAATTCTCACAGCCATGCGCAATCAAGCCAAACTGGCAATTGCCGAAGCTGATGTTATCATGTTTGTTGTCGATGGCAAAGCTGGTCTGACTTCAGCTGACCAGGAAGTTGCCGTTATTTTGCGCAACACCCGGAAACCGGTGTTGCTTGTTGTAAATAAAGTTGATAATATGAAAAATGAAGCCGAGACATACGAGTTTTATAACCTGGGTTTAGGCGATCCAATTGCCATTTCGGCCACTAATGCACTTAATATCGGCGATATGCTGGACCGGTTGATCGAAAATCTGCCCGAGGAGCATGTTGATACTGAAGATAATGACCAAATTAAAGTTGCCGTAATCGGTCGGCCAAATGTCGGCAAATCTTCGTTAGTTAATGCCATCATTGGCGAAGACCGGGTTATTGTCAGCGACATTCCCGGCACCACCCGCGATGCCATTGATACCCATTTTACCAAAGACGGTACACCGTTTGTCCTCATTGACACTGCCGGGATGCGGCGTAAGGCTAAAATCGACATGCCGGTTGAGCGCTACAGCGTAATCAGGTCACTACGGGCTGTTGACCGCTGTGATGTCGTGCTTATGGTCATTGATGCTCAAGAAGGCGTAACTGAGCAGGATAAAAAGATTGCCGGCTATGCCCACGAAGCAGGTAAGGCCAGTATTATTGTTGTGAACAAATGGGACCTTATTGAAAAAGATAGTAAGACATCACTTAGGTTTACCGAAGCCATCCGTAATGAGTTGGGTTTTATGCAATATTCGCCCGTGCTTTTTACTTCGGCGCTCACCAAACAACGCGTTCACCGAGTAACTGAGCTGATTAAATATGTAGCCGACCAGCACGCGATGCGGGTGGCAACCAGCGTGCTTAACCAAGTTATTGAAGACGCAGTGGCTATCAATCCTCCGCCTTCCGACCGGGGACGACGGCTGAAAATTTATTTTGCCACACAACCTGATGTTAAGCCGCCAACTTTCATTTTCTTTGTAAATAATCCCGAAATAATGCATTTTTCCTATTTGCGCTTTTTGGAAAACAAGTTACGAGAAGCTTTTGGCTTTGAAGGAACCCCACTCAAGCTGGTTGTTCGCGGTCGTAAAGAAAAAGATGAATAA
- the gpsA gene encoding Glycerol-3-phosphate dehydrogenase [NAD(P)+], with protein sequence MTDKEMHISIIGAGSWGTALAAVLGQKHQSVILWVRSSVLCNQIQSTRENNNYLPGCKLPPTVAVTNNFAEAASGAELIILTTPSHAVRQTAAQLAPFVASKTVIVSAAKGLELASVKRMSEVIAEEIPAAAGQIAALSGPNHAEEVALNQPTATVVAAKSRKVAEYIQDAFMLPSFRVYTNPDIIGVELAGALKNIIALGAGIADGLGFGDNARSALMTRGLAEITRLGMAMGANPLTFAGLAGIGDLIATCTSVHSRNRRAGLQLAAGKTVAEIQAGTSMVVEGIRATMIAHQLAAKYHVEMPITGQIYAVLYDGKSPKNAVLELMTRSRTHEVEEVALNNLIWN encoded by the coding sequence GTGACAGACAAAGAAATGCATATATCAATAATTGGCGCCGGTAGTTGGGGCACAGCCCTAGCTGCCGTCTTAGGTCAAAAACATCAGTCAGTCATCTTGTGGGTGCGGTCATCTGTGCTCTGTAACCAAATCCAATCGACCAGAGAAAATAATAACTACCTGCCTGGCTGCAAATTGCCGCCAACGGTTGCTGTCACCAATAACTTCGCTGAGGCTGCCAGCGGCGCCGAGCTCATTATCCTGACAACCCCGTCGCATGCCGTACGCCAGACAGCAGCGCAGTTAGCACCCTTTGTCGCATCTAAAACAGTAATCGTCAGTGCTGCCAAAGGGTTGGAACTAGCCTCGGTAAAACGCATGTCCGAAGTTATTGCTGAAGAAATCCCGGCAGCAGCCGGACAAATTGCCGCCCTGTCCGGTCCTAATCATGCCGAGGAGGTAGCGCTAAACCAGCCGACGGCCACTGTTGTCGCAGCAAAATCACGGAAGGTAGCCGAATATATTCAAGATGCTTTTATGCTGCCTTCGTTTCGCGTTTATACCAACCCTGATATTATCGGGGTAGAACTAGCCGGAGCCCTCAAAAACATCATCGCCCTTGGTGCGGGTATTGCCGATGGACTAGGTTTTGGCGATAATGCCAGATCGGCGCTTATGACGCGCGGGTTAGCCGAAATTACCCGGCTAGGAATGGCAATGGGGGCCAACCCCCTTACTTTTGCCGGATTAGCCGGTATTGGCGACTTAATCGCTACCTGCACGAGCGTTCACAGCCGCAACCGGCGGGCAGGCTTACAGTTGGCGGCAGGTAAAACGGTAGCTGAAATCCAAGCTGGAACGTCCATGGTGGTTGAAGGAATTCGCGCAACAATGATCGCTCATCAGCTAGCGGCAAAATATCATGTTGAAATGCCGATAACCGGACAAATTTATGCTGTGCTATATGACGGCA